In Turicibacter sanguinis, a genomic segment contains:
- a CDS encoding SHOCT domain-containing protein, with amino-acid sequence MGFHKVCHECGEKYKKKQFYKDGVHYKEQLLNDLKDSPYLFDCFDFESMFEFDWLCENCYEKWHEELFRMAEDVQVRYHNVKVFDNSFKGEYVLKSEQPIHTFEVLTTKDEKELKLSHVKFYGCWNGYNAVINLRQTPVEDGIKLSGSLVHLVKEKKAGHDVDKWIKQLMGLEKLGHLLKSGVLTKEEFEVQKKKIIK; translated from the coding sequence ATGGGGTTTCATAAGGTATGTCATGAGTGTGGAGAAAAATACAAGAAAAAGCAGTTTTATAAGGATGGTGTTCATTACAAAGAGCAGTTGCTTAACGATTTGAAGGACTCCCCTTATTTGTTCGATTGCTTTGATTTTGAGTCAATGTTTGAGTTCGATTGGCTGTGTGAAAATTGTTATGAGAAATGGCACGAAGAATTATTTAGGATGGCTGAGGATGTGCAGGTTCGTTATCATAATGTGAAGGTGTTTGATAATTCGTTTAAGGGCGAGTATGTGCTAAAGTCCGAGCAACCCATTCATACGTTTGAGGTGTTGACAACAAAGGATGAGAAAGAGTTAAAGCTGAGCCACGTGAAGTTTTATGGCTGCTGGAATGGGTATAATGCAGTGATTAATTTGCGACAGACACCGGTTGAGGACGGTATTAAGTTGTCCGGAAGTTTGGTGCACTTGGTGAAGGAAAAGAAGGCAGGCCACGATGTTGACAAATGGATCAAACAATTGATGGGACTTGAAAAACTCGGGCACTTATTAAAGAGTGGTGTGTTAACTAAAGAAGAGTTTGAGGTGCAAAAGAAAAAAATTATTAAGTAA
- a CDS encoding FAD-dependent oxidoreductase, giving the protein MNKTIYDVIIIGAGAAGMSAGIYSGRAKMKTLVLEQGSAGGQAKTTNEIVNYPGVRHTTGPKLMEEMHKQAEDFGVKFTQAEVLEANLEGEVKVLKTTNGDFQTRSVIIATGATPRQLGFPGEAEYRGRGVAYCATCDGEFYTGLEVFVIGAGFAAAEEAIFLTRFARKVTVIAREPEFTCAKTIADKVLAHPKIEVKFNTEVVEATGDELLRRVKFINNQTGETFEHVASEEDGTFGIFIFAGYVPQTKVFNGLVDMDRQGYIITDENMHTSVEGVYAAGDLRPKMLRQIVTAVSDGAIASLEAEKYVAHEKERLGIVEEEVVEEAPKQEVKQPEAPKAAPVGGRSALLNDALREQIGTVLSRMENNVTLVTIVDPSNEKSIELRDLVIDIANLGDKLEAVVKIKGEDQALEEKVNADKYPVVALLNKDGEYSGVKFHGVPGGHELNSFLLAIYNLAGPGQALDASVLEAIKGIDKKVNIKVAVSLSCHLCPDVVVGAQRIAIENPNVETEMLDIANFPELKTKHKVMSVPCMIINDEKVTFGSKSIQDMINFIA; this is encoded by the coding sequence ATGAATAAAACAATTTATGATGTTATTATTATTGGTGCTGGAGCAGCTGGGATGTCTGCTGGAATTTATTCTGGACGTGCGAAAATGAAAACGTTAGTGTTAGAGCAAGGTTCTGCTGGGGGACAAGCGAAAACAACAAATGAAATCGTGAACTACCCAGGGGTACGTCACACAACAGGACCAAAGTTAATGGAAGAAATGCATAAGCAAGCTGAAGATTTCGGTGTGAAATTTACTCAAGCTGAAGTTTTAGAAGCTAACTTAGAAGGTGAAGTTAAGGTTTTAAAAACAACAAATGGTGATTTCCAAACGCGTTCAGTGATCATCGCAACTGGAGCAACTCCACGACAACTTGGATTCCCAGGTGAAGCAGAATATCGTGGACGTGGGGTAGCATACTGTGCAACTTGTGATGGTGAGTTCTATACAGGTTTAGAAGTATTCGTGATTGGTGCTGGATTTGCAGCAGCTGAAGAAGCGATTTTCTTAACTCGTTTCGCTCGTAAAGTAACAGTTATCGCCCGTGAACCTGAATTCACTTGTGCAAAAACAATCGCTGATAAAGTATTAGCTCATCCAAAAATTGAAGTTAAATTCAACACTGAAGTAGTAGAAGCGACTGGGGACGAATTATTACGTCGAGTAAAATTCATCAATAATCAAACGGGAGAAACTTTTGAGCATGTAGCGTCAGAAGAGGATGGAACTTTTGGAATCTTCATCTTTGCAGGATACGTGCCACAAACAAAAGTATTTAATGGTTTAGTTGATATGGACCGTCAAGGATATATCATCACGGATGAAAATATGCACACAAGTGTAGAAGGAGTTTATGCAGCCGGAGACTTACGTCCAAAAATGTTACGTCAAATTGTAACAGCTGTATCTGATGGAGCCATCGCTTCTTTAGAAGCTGAAAAATACGTAGCTCATGAAAAAGAACGTTTAGGAATTGTTGAAGAAGAAGTTGTAGAAGAGGCTCCTAAACAAGAAGTTAAACAACCTGAAGCGCCAAAAGCGGCTCCAGTTGGAGGACGTTCAGCTTTATTAAATGATGCCTTACGTGAACAAATCGGAACCGTTTTAAGTCGTATGGAAAATAACGTGACTTTAGTAACAATCGTGGATCCATCTAACGAAAAATCAATCGAGTTACGTGACCTTGTGATTGATATTGCAAACTTAGGTGATAAGTTAGAAGCAGTCGTGAAAATTAAAGGTGAAGACCAAGCTCTAGAAGAAAAAGTAAATGCCGATAAATATCCAGTGGTTGCCTTATTAAATAAAGATGGAGAATATTCAGGAGTTAAATTCCACGGAGTACCTGGTGGACATGAGTTAAACTCATTCTTATTAGCTATCTATAATTTAGCTGGACCAGGACAAGCATTAGATGCATCTGTTTTAGAAGCAATCAAAGGAATCGACAAAAAAGTTAACATTAAAGTTGCCGTGTCATTATCATGCCACTTATGTCCAGACGTTGTAGTCGGAGCACAACGTATTGCGATTGAAAATCCAAACGTTGAAACAGAAATGTTAGACATCGCAAACTTCCCAGAATTAAAAACAAAACACAAAGTCATGTCAGTACCATGTATGATCATCAACGATGAAAAAGTAACATTCGGATCAAAATCAATCCAGGATATGATTAATTTCATCGCTTAA
- a CDS encoding nucleotidyltransferase domain-containing protein, with the protein MNSIQRQFINLLSSAIKKQSVESVNLRGNDWNQLIEEAEAHKVSGLVYTALKRNIESFDIESSTLVKWKKDIIFGSLNQSEHIKKVAQLLNSFNEAQIPVIVLKGVVLRYLYPAPDLRTMNDVDVLVHEEDLRKVESLLTSLGYYKYQEEGEKHDVYIKSGYPMVEVHWMLSHERTFKGCVEYEKSIWNRVREVEVEGVRSLTLGYNDFLLHLMIHMASHAASHGFGVRFLTDIVLMIEQEGAYIDWAQFKKDIRQCEIETFTGIMLCCCEDLFDFKIPMELEEIADVNLKYLDALETEILDCGVHGLREKGNLIVKEMAYNREERQLFKRFLKFIFPPIDSMSEKYDYAKKRRYLTLVAWIHHFFAGVFHSDYKLGEKVRFFFFGMNSMKQRSDLIRWLDLE; encoded by the coding sequence ATGAATTCAATTCAACGTCAATTTATTAATCTTTTATCTTCTGCAATAAAAAAACAATCAGTTGAAAGCGTAAATCTTCGGGGGAACGATTGGAATCAGTTGATTGAAGAAGCAGAAGCACATAAGGTAAGTGGCTTAGTGTATACCGCCTTGAAACGAAATATTGAATCTTTTGATATCGAGTCAAGCACGCTAGTTAAGTGGAAAAAAGATATCATTTTCGGCAGCTTGAACCAATCGGAACATATCAAAAAAGTCGCCCAGCTTTTAAATTCATTTAATGAAGCACAGATTCCGGTCATTGTGTTAAAGGGCGTGGTACTGCGTTATTTATATCCAGCGCCAGATTTAAGAACTATGAATGATGTAGATGTTTTAGTCCATGAAGAAGATTTGAGAAAAGTTGAAAGTCTATTAACGTCTTTAGGTTATTATAAGTATCAAGAAGAAGGCGAAAAACATGATGTCTATATTAAATCTGGCTATCCGATGGTTGAAGTTCACTGGATGCTTAGTCATGAGAGAACGTTTAAAGGATGTGTTGAGTATGAGAAAAGTATTTGGAATCGAGTTCGCGAGGTTGAGGTTGAAGGGGTTAGATCACTAACGCTCGGTTATAATGATTTTTTATTACATTTAATGATTCATATGGCTTCTCATGCAGCTTCACATGGATTCGGCGTTCGTTTTTTAACAGATATTGTGTTGATGATTGAGCAAGAAGGAGCTTATATTGATTGGGCACAATTTAAGAAAGATATTCGTCAGTGTGAGATTGAGACGTTTACAGGAATTATGCTTTGCTGTTGTGAAGATTTATTTGATTTTAAGATTCCAATGGAATTAGAAGAGATTGCAGATGTGAATTTGAAGTATTTAGATGCCTTAGAAACCGAAATTTTAGATTGCGGGGTCCATGGACTCCGTGAAAAAGGGAATTTAATTGTTAAAGAAATGGCGTATAATCGCGAAGAACGCCAGTTATTTAAGCGATTTTTGAAGTTTATTTTTCCACCGATTGACTCGATGAGTGAGAAATATGATTATGCAAAAAAACGTCGGTACTTAACTCTTGTGGCGTGGATTCACCACTTTTTTGCTGGTGTTTTTCATTCGGATTACAAGTTAGGGGAAAAAGTTAGATTCTTTTTCTTCGGAATGAATTCAATGAAACAACGTTCAGATTTAATTCGTTGGTTAGACTTGGAGTAG
- a CDS encoding (2Fe-2S)-binding protein, whose protein sequence is MAGHAHKMICHCKQVDYITIRKAMIQGARTIDEIKEMTGAGTACGGCLPKIQAILDSVCGCKQVMLADVVAAVEGGATTVEEVGEKTGAGTACGRCKALVQNVIDLGR, encoded by the coding sequence ATGGCAGGACATGCACACAAAATGATTTGCCACTGTAAGCAAGTGGATTACATTACAATTCGTAAAGCAATGATTCAGGGAGCTCGTACGATTGACGAGATTAAAGAAATGACAGGAGCTGGAACAGCTTGTGGTGGATGTTTACCAAAAATCCAAGCGATTTTAGATTCTGTTTGCGGATGTAAACAAGTGATGTTAGCGGATGTGGTAGCAGCTGTTGAAGGTGGAGCCACAACGGTTGAAGAAGTTGGAGAAAAAACGGGAGCTGGGACAGCTTGCGGACGTTGTAAAGCACTAGTTCAAAATGTTATTGATTTAGGACGTTAA
- a CDS encoding nuclease-related domain-containing protein, with protein MKQAYKNLTGVDVERQKELRNERAKGYIGEFEVLSEILQYVEGKFKVLMNLNVPIDGKKTEIDLLMIHETGIYVFEVKNYKGIIYGDLDGKRWTQYFRTVKNNTFLNPMFQNEYHIRALRKLGMNQPMKSVVVFSNQECELRLNSHGIEHEEDVVMIYDLATMLNRTMKSRKSILSLEEIDRLFNLLKTFTDITEPIEVYETQERIGVQEMLGRLQQRIKAQQTSYVKLRKRFRLKVVGIMLGCLLIIGMIEHERNLKMESELEVAQQQIMTLQEKIRSTESEIKILSQKVVEDKEDLIEVTDNNVEE; from the coding sequence ATGAAGCAAGCATACAAGAATTTAACAGGGGTAGATGTTGAGAGACAAAAAGAATTAAGAAATGAGCGAGCGAAGGGCTATATTGGAGAATTTGAGGTGCTTTCAGAAATCTTACAATATGTTGAAGGAAAGTTTAAAGTTTTAATGAATTTGAATGTCCCAATTGACGGGAAAAAGACAGAAATTGATTTATTGATGATTCATGAAACGGGGATATATGTATTTGAGGTGAAAAACTATAAAGGAATTATTTATGGGGATCTAGATGGAAAACGGTGGACGCAGTACTTTCGTACTGTGAAGAATAATACGTTTTTAAATCCTATGTTTCAGAATGAATATCATATTCGAGCGCTTAGAAAATTGGGCATGAATCAGCCAATGAAATCTGTCGTTGTCTTTAGTAATCAGGAGTGTGAACTAAGATTGAACTCTCATGGGATTGAGCATGAAGAAGATGTAGTGATGATTTATGATTTAGCAACTATGTTAAATCGGACGATGAAGAGTCGAAAATCAATTTTATCCCTTGAAGAAATTGATCGCCTATTTAATTTATTGAAGACTTTTACGGATATTACAGAACCGATTGAGGTTTATGAAACTCAGGAAAGAATAGGTGTTCAAGAGATGCTTGGACGTTTACAACAAAGAATCAAAGCACAACAGACTTCTTATGTTAAATTAAGAAAAAGGTTTCGTTTGAAGGTTGTAGGAATTATGCTGGGATGTTTATTGATAATCGGAATGATAGAACACGAGAGGAATCTAAAAATGGAATCAGAGCTTGAAGTAGCACAACAGCAGATTATGACACTTCAGGAGAAAATTAGGAGTACAGAATCAGAGATAAAAATACTCAGTCAAAAAGTTGTAGAAGATAAAGAAGATTTAATTGAGGTGACAGACAATAATGTGGAAGAGTAG
- the ahpC gene encoding alkyl hydroperoxide reductase subunit C codes for MSLIGTQIMDYKLQGYQNGEFKEFTAEAAKGKWAVYVFYPADFTFVCPTELGDLADKYAEFKEAGCEIYSVSTDTHFVHKAWADASETIAKIQYPMLADPTGKLTRAFGVMIEEEGMALRGSFVVNPEGVIKAYEIHDNGIGRDADELFRKVQAAQFVAAHGDQVCPAKWKPGQETLTPSLDLVGKL; via the coding sequence ATGTCATTAATCGGTACTCAAATTATGGATTACAAATTACAAGGTTATCAAAACGGGGAGTTCAAAGAATTCACTGCTGAAGCAGCTAAAGGAAAATGGGCTGTTTATGTATTCTATCCAGCAGATTTCACTTTCGTTTGCCCAACTGAATTAGGAGATTTAGCAGATAAATATGCTGAATTTAAAGAAGCAGGATGCGAAATCTACTCTGTCTCAACAGATACTCATTTCGTTCACAAAGCATGGGCTGATGCATCTGAAACAATCGCTAAAATTCAATATCCAATGTTAGCTGACCCAACTGGAAAATTAACTCGTGCATTCGGAGTTATGATCGAAGAAGAAGGTATGGCTTTACGCGGAAGCTTCGTTGTTAATCCAGAAGGTGTTATCAAAGCTTACGAAATCCATGACAATGGAATCGGACGTGATGCAGACGAATTATTCCGTAAAGTACAAGCTGCTCAATTCGTAGCTGCTCACGGAGACCAAGTTTGCCCTGCAAAATGGAAACCAGGACAAGAAACATTAACACCAAGCTTAGACTTAGTAGGTAAGCTATAA
- a CDS encoding SHOCT domain-containing protein, translating to MDEWLPLVAYGLNKISLEANARCGRCNKEAKRKSFLKGDIGYRKSLINELSEPPYLTNHFDLDSLIKSYGVPKDNPCLCQTCYERVRAQLLKKANQVQLDYNEIETFPNTYHKNFKIDSTKEPYHFRVVTSPKNKWVQIAHLRFYAKWYGYNKIINIAYDSSGNELIISGSMVKVIPDSKRSAKIATDLNEKKLEQLERLGRLRSSGVLTEEEFKAQKRKIIK from the coding sequence ATGGATGAGTGGTTGCCATTGGTGGCGTATGGATTAAATAAGATTAGTTTAGAAGCCAATGCGAGATGTGGAAGATGTAATAAAGAAGCGAAACGAAAATCTTTTCTAAAAGGGGATATTGGGTATCGTAAAAGTCTAATTAACGAGTTATCCGAGCCTCCTTATTTAACGAATCATTTTGATTTGGATTCATTGATTAAAAGTTATGGCGTTCCAAAAGATAATCCTTGTTTGTGTCAAACTTGTTATGAGAGAGTACGGGCGCAATTATTGAAAAAGGCAAATCAGGTTCAGTTAGATTATAATGAAATTGAGACATTTCCAAATACGTACCACAAAAATTTCAAAATAGATTCAACGAAAGAACCGTATCATTTTAGAGTGGTCACATCTCCCAAAAATAAATGGGTACAAATAGCACATCTAAGATTTTATGCCAAATGGTATGGATATAATAAGATTATTAATATAGCGTATGATTCATCGGGTAATGAATTGATTATCTCGGGTAGTATGGTAAAAGTTATTCCTGATAGTAAAAGGAGTGCAAAGATAGCCACAGATTTAAATGAGAAGAAGCTTGAACAACTCGAACGTTTGGGAAGGTTAAGAAGTAGTGGCGTCTTAACAGAGGAAGAATTTAAGGCGCAAAAGAGAAAGATTATTAAGTAA
- a CDS encoding zinc ribbon domain-containing protein — MKWSCEKCAKLNRQKANFCQACGEKKTAYVVPADKLTRNSFFMLSSYANSLRVLAIGGSLFGLILILSQILHEEDLMMASIIGFGMMVVIILFLGLAEILDWMVQVEKENYQMAKAIEELTNVNKEILNWLKVKKE; from the coding sequence ATGAAGTGGAGCTGTGAAAAGTGTGCAAAATTAAATAGACAAAAAGCGAATTTTTGTCAGGCATGTGGTGAAAAAAAGACGGCATATGTCGTACCAGCAGATAAATTAACGAGAAACTCTTTTTTTATGTTAAGCTCATATGCTAATAGTTTGCGAGTTTTAGCTATTGGAGGATCTTTGTTTGGATTGATTCTGATACTCAGTCAAATTCTTCATGAAGAAGATTTAATGATGGCAAGTATCATTGGATTTGGAATGATGGTAGTCATTATTCTTTTTTTAGGGCTAGCAGAGATTTTAGATTGGATGGTACAAGTTGAAAAAGAAAATTATCAAATGGCTAAAGCAATTGAAGAGTTAACGAATGTCAATAAAGAAATTTTAAATTGGCTTAAAGTAAAAAAAGAATAG
- a CDS encoding leucine-rich repeat domain-containing protein — MTDLRGLESFRNLTELRIANNQIKNIDALSPLRLLAILDLSKNQNSMLSPLQSLENVYDLNLSNNQIEDISILEILTYLSYLDISSNNITPISLLIKLPSL; from the coding sequence ATTACGGATTTAAGAGGATTAGAATCTTTTAGGAATTTAACTGAATTAAGGATAGCTAATAATCAGATTAAAAATATCGATGCATTAAGTCCATTAAGGTTATTAGCAATCTTAGATTTATCAAAAAATCAAAATTCAATGCTTTCGCCGTTACAATCATTAGAAAATGTTTACGATTTAAATCTTTCAAATAATCAGATTGAAGATATTTCTATATTAGAAATATTAACATATTTAAGTTATTTGGATATCTCTTCAAATAATATTACCCCTATTAGCTTATTGATTAAATTACCATCTTTATGA
- the galU gene encoding UTP--glucose-1-phosphate uridylyltransferase GalU, with protein MRKPVRKAVIPAAGFGTRFLPATKSQPKEMLPIVDKPTIQYIIEEAIASGIEEILIVTSSTKRSIEDHFDKSYELEDTLAKKGKQDMLEMVQNISNMAQIHYIRQKEAKGLGHAILCAKTFIGDEPFAVLLGDDIVVNEENPATGQLIRAYEKNGCSIMGVQSVADEDVSKYGIMKPSTSSKPDGRLVKLSGMVEKPKQEEAPSNLAVMGRYVLTPEIFEMLETQEPGAGGEIQLTDAIDRLMDRQAVYAYDFEGNRYDVGDKFGFIKATIDFALSREDLKHQVENYLKELMA; from the coding sequence ATGCGCAAACCAGTACGTAAAGCCGTGATTCCAGCTGCAGGATTTGGAACTCGTTTCTTACCTGCAACAAAATCACAACCAAAAGAGATGTTACCAATCGTTGATAAGCCAACGATTCAGTACATTATTGAAGAAGCGATTGCTTCAGGAATTGAAGAAATTTTAATTGTCACAAGTTCAACTAAACGTTCAATTGAAGATCACTTTGATAAATCATATGAACTTGAAGATACATTAGCTAAAAAAGGAAAACAAGACATGTTAGAAATGGTTCAAAACATTTCAAATATGGCCCAAATTCATTACATTCGTCAAAAAGAAGCGAAAGGTTTAGGGCATGCGATTTTATGTGCTAAAACGTTTATCGGTGATGAACCCTTTGCTGTCCTTTTAGGAGACGATATCGTCGTAAACGAAGAAAATCCAGCAACAGGGCAATTAATTCGTGCCTACGAAAAAAATGGATGCTCAATCATGGGAGTTCAATCCGTTGCGGATGAGGACGTCTCAAAATACGGAATCATGAAACCATCTACTTCATCTAAACCAGATGGACGCTTAGTGAAATTAAGTGGAATGGTTGAAAAACCAAAACAAGAAGAGGCGCCATCTAACTTAGCCGTGATGGGACGCTACGTCTTAACACCTGAAATCTTCGAAATGTTAGAAACGCAAGAACCAGGAGCAGGTGGAGAAATCCAATTAACAGACGCGATTGACCGTTTAATGGACCGTCAAGCGGTTTACGCTTACGACTTCGAAGGAAATCGTTACGATGTCGGAGACAAATTCGGCTTCATTAAAGCAACGATCGACTTTGCTTTAAGCCGCGAAGACTTAAAACACCAAGTAGAAAATTACTTGAAAGAGTTAATGGCATAA